The Bacteroidota bacterium DNA segment CAAACGCCGTGATAGATCATCAGCCAGCCCTCGGTCGTTTCGATCGGCACGGCGCCGGCGCCGAGCTTTGTATTCTTCCACCAGTAGTGCGTCGTCTTCATCACCAGGCGGTGCTTCCCCCAGTACGTCAGGTCGGGGCTCTGGCTCAGATAGATGTCGCCGAACGGCGTGTGCCCATTGTCGCTCGGACGGTTGAGCATCACGTAGTTGCCGTTTATTTTTCTCGGGAAAAGGACGCCGTTGCGGTTGAACGGAAGGAACGCATTTTCGAGCTGAACAAAGGTTTTAAAGTCTTTCGTCTTCGCAATGCCGACCGTCGGCCCGGAAGAATAATTGCACCACACGATGTAGTACGTCCCGTCGATCTCAAGAAGGCGCGGATCATACGCATACAAGATCGGTTTGGCCGGGCTGCCATCTTCATTCTGGAATGTGATGACGTCTTCCTGGACATCCCAGTGAAAACCGTCCTTGCTGTGGCCAAGATGCAATTTGGGATAGCCGTCGAAATGCTCTGCCCTGAACACTCCGATGAACTCGTTCTTGTAGGGGATGATGGCGCTGTTGAAAACCCGGCTTGAACCCCTGATCGGTTTTCTGCCGATCACCGGGTTCTTGTCGTATCTCCAAACGACATCGGTATTCCCTTTTGGCCTCTCCTGCCACGGCATGTTCGGCAGCGCTTTCCCCACGATTGTCTTTTTCATAGTAACATCCTTTAATGGTCGTAATGATATGGTAGTTGCCTGAATCCTAATTTTTAGCTTGCCACGAAGACGCTAAGACACATTGAGTGTCCTTTATTCAAGAACCTCTCGCTGCCGCAGTGTCTTCGTGCTCAGACATTTTTCATTTTTAATCCATAATTCTTAATTGTTCTCTATGCTGTCAGCGGTTCGTTTCCGCTGGCCTTTCTTCTTTCAACGAGATCTTTTGCAATTCCCATCATCGTCTTTTCGTCGAGCTTGTAGAAGAAAATAAGAAGGATGGAGATCAGGCCGAACGCTGCCGGAATGACGCTCATCAGCGAGATCAGAAGATGATTGACCTCGGCAGATTGCGGTTTATCGGCCATGAACCCGTACGCAGAAAGGAGCGCGCCGGTGAATAATGCGCCAATCGCCCATCCAACTTTCTGGCACGTTGCCGAAGCTGAGAAAACCAGACCGGTTGCTCTCCGGCCCCGTTTCCATTCCGAATAGTCGGCGGTATCCGCATACATCGCCCAGATGACCGGCGACAAGGGACCTCCCGTCAGCGAACCGGTGATCTGGAAGAAGAAGATCAGCGTAAGGTTCGCGGCGGAAAGGAAATAAAAGGCAGCGGTGCTGATCAGGGCCACGACGAAAAGAGCCAGAAAGGCATTTTTCTTTCCGATCTTCGCCGTCAGTAGCGGCACCAGCAGCGCTCCGAGAATCGAGCACCCCTGGCCGAGCGTGTTGAACACCGTCGTCACTTCTTCAAATCCCCAGTTAAAATTCCACCAGAGGAACGAGTAACTGATCGTATTGTGCGTGACGTCGGAGAAGTTCGTGATGTAATATTTGAAGTAATAGTTCGTCACGCCGATCCTCGATGCGACGAACATGATCATCGAAATCGTCGCGAAGAGTAGGATCAGCCACGGCCCGTTGGTGACAAGGTCCTTCAGGTCGGTTTTGATCGGAGTTTTCTGGGCTTTTGGAGGGCGAACTCGCTCCTTTGTGAGCAGGAAGGTCAGAATAAAAAAGACGATCGCGACGGCGCCGTAGATCATGATGGTCTTCTGCCACCCTCCGGGGTCACGCGTATCGACTCCGTTGCCGAAATGTTTCGCCAGGAGAAGGGACGTCGCCGAAACCGTCATCCCGCTGATATATGCAAAGGTGAATTTGAACGACGATGCGCTTGTGCGCTGCGTCGCGTC contains these protein-coding regions:
- a CDS encoding MFS transporter, with the translated sequence MDETLQKLPLKEKIGYGFGDFASVLFWQSITMNMMFFYTDVFKIAATTQAAVVAGTMIMVSRLFDAVIDPVIGMTADRTETKWGKFRPYLIWMALPLAVTATLTFTTPNFSESGKLVYAYITLFLFMACYAGINIPYSSLLGVLTPDATQRTSASSFKFTFAYISGMTVSATSLLLAKHFGNGVDTRDPGGWQKTIMIYGAVAIVFFILTFLLTKERVRPPKAQKTPIKTDLKDLVTNGPWLILLFATISMIMFVASRIGVTNYYFKYYITNFSDVTHNTISYSFLWWNFNWGFEEVTTVFNTLGQGCSILGALLVPLLTAKIGKKNAFLALFVVALISTAAFYFLSAANLTLIFFFQITGSLTGGPLSPVIWAMYADTADYSEWKRGRRATGLVFSASATCQKVGWAIGALFTGALLSAYGFMADKPQSAEVNHLLISLMSVIPAAFGLISILLIFFYKLDEKTMMGIAKDLVERRKASGNEPLTA
- a CDS encoding glycoside hydrolase family 130 protein, whose product is MKKTIVGKALPNMPWQERPKGNTDVVWRYDKNPVIGRKPIRGSSRVFNSAIIPYKNEFIGVFRAEHFDGYPKLHLGHSKDGFHWDVQEDVITFQNEDGSPAKPILYAYDPRLLEIDGTYYIVWCNYSSGPTVGIAKTKDFKTFVQLENAFLPFNRNGVLFPRKINGNYVMLNRPSDNGHTPFGDIYLSQSPDLTYWGKHRLVMKTTHYWWKNTKLGAGAVPIETTEGWLMIYHGVCTTCSGFIYSIGAALLDLDDPSKILVDCADYILTPEAPYETTGFVPNVAFPCATLQDAETGRMAIFYGAADTYCALAFTQIDELIAYIKAHPNKPI